The Phormidium yuhuli AB48 DNA window GAAGATCCCCTTGGCGGCGAATCCAACAGTGGCGGCGGTGCGCAAATTCTTGGCCCCCGTGACGAATATCTCTGTCGGACGTTTCCTGATGTGAGCAAGTTCTGGGCCTGGAAAAAGGGACTGGGCCTGGGCCATTGGGGACAAACCTCTCTCACCATTCCCCCTAAACTCATCGATCGCGATACCTTTGAGGCTGAGGTTAAACAAGGCTATCAGGCCACCGCCACCTGGCATCAAGGGCAACTCTATGACCCCGGCAGCGGCCATCACTGTACCTGGCAATATACCATTGAACCGGTCTATGGTTGGGGCGATCGCCAATCCACGGCCGGCTGGCTATCATTTTTAGAAATCTTTGAACCCGGTTGGCAAATTCTCATGGCCCACGGTTGGGCCACCGGATGGATTGACTGGAACGGAGAGCGTTATGAGTTTAACCGAGTTCCCGCCTATGGAGAAAAGAACTGGGGGCGATCGTTTCCGCAAAAGTGGTTTTGGTTTAACTGCAACAGTTTCGACGGCGAACCCAATTTAGCCCTCACCGCTGGGGGTGGCCGGCGAGAGGTTCTCAGTTGGATGGAATCGGTGGCCATGGTGGGGATTCATCATGAGGGGCAATTTTATGAGTTTGTTCCCTGGAATGGAACCGTTACCTGGGAAATTGCACCCTGGGGATTTTGGAAAATGCAGGCCTGGAGTGGAGACTTGGAAGTCACACTGACGGGAACTACGGAGGAACCCGGAACACCCCTGCGGGCCCCAACTCAGGAGGGCCTGGTTTTCGCCTGTCGGGATACGATGAAGGGCCAGGTTCATCTACAGCTTAAACAGCGTCGTCAGGGCCGTTATGAAATGCTATTAGAGGCGACGAGTTCTCAATGTGGGTTAGAAGTTGGGGGTGGCCCTTGGAATGAGACTTGGATTGTGGATTAATGGGTGAGCCAGAAAAACAAATGGTGTTTTCCGGGTTCAGGATGATCAGGAAAATTTGTTGCAGATTATATTCCCTACCGTAGGGGCGAAAAATCCCCTCCTGGGAGGGGTGGGGGTGGGTTATGCCCCTACAGTTGGATACCCAAGGCAACAAATCTAAAACTAATTGTCGCCCTTAACGGTTACGGATTCAAAAACCCCATTACCAACTCATTCAACGCCACCATATTAATTAAGAACGCATCATGGCCATGGGGCGACGATAACCATTCTAACTGGGCGTTGGGCATCCATTGCGCTAACTCCTGCTGGTCCCGAGGGGGATAGAGGAGATCCGAGTCGATCGCCACCACCAGCGTCGGTTGGGCGATCGCCCCCAAGGCCGCCAGATAATCCCCCTCTCCCCCGGAAACATCATGACGATCCATCGCCTCCGTCAACGCCACATAGGTATTGGCATCAAAACGCTGGACTAACTTCTGTCCCTGGTACCGTAAATAACTAGCGATCGCAAACTCCCCATCCTCCTGAATCTCTCGCCCAAAGCGTTCTTGAAAACTAGCCGTGGCCCGATAGGAAATCATCGCCATCATCCGGGCCGCCGCTAACCCCGTAGTGGGGGGTGCATCTTCCTCATAATTGCCATTACACCAATTCGGATCGGCAAAAATCGCCTGACGCTGGGCTTCACTTATGGCAATACACCAGGACGAATGTCGTCCCGCCGCTGCAATCGAGACAATCCGTTCAACATAATCTGGATAGAGTTTTCCCCATTCCAAAACCTGCATTCCCCCCAACGAACCGCCAATGACAAACTTAAGTTTCTTCACCCCCAACCCTTGCAATAATCGCCATTGCAGCCGCACCATATCTCGAACTGTAATTGCCGGAAACGCCCGGCCATAGGGTTTCCCCGTCGCTGGATTGAGAGAAATCGGTCCCGTGGTTCCATAACAACTTCCCAGGACATTACTACAGACAATAAAATCGCGATCGCCATCAAACGTCCGCCCCTCTCCAAACAGCGGCCCCCACCATTCATCCGCATCCGCACTTCCCGTCAACGCATGACAAATATGCACCGCATTATCACCTGATTCATTGAGGGTTCCCCAACAGCGATAGGCCACTTCAACGTCCATTAATTGCTCACCCGACTCCAATGAAAAGGGTTCCGGTAGCTGATAAGTTTGAGTCTGGGGGGAGATTAAATGGCGGTATTTCATTAGAAGAAGGCAAGAGGCAATAGGCAAGAGGCAAGAGGCAATAGGGTTACCACAGAGACACAGAGTACAGGTCGGATGAGGAGGAAGAGGAGGGGGGGAGAAGGCAATAGGCAAGAGGCAATAGGCAATAGGGGGAAGAAGGCGATAGGGGATGGGTGAATATTGCCTCCTTAGGGGAGATTTGACTGAACCACTCTCAAAATTATCATAAATCGGGTTTGTCCCCCTTCCCTGGGGCGGGGAGGGGGCTAATTTAGCACGAATGACCGAGAGGGGGACTATCTTAGCCCGCTTTGGCAAAGGCTTGGTCGAAGTCGGCTTTGATGTCCTCGATATGTTCCAAGCCGACAGACACCCGGACCATGGCCGGGGAGATTCCCGCAGCGGCTTGTTCGGTTTCGTCGAGTTGCTGGTGGGTGGTGGAGGCAGGATGAATCACCAGGGTTTTGGCATCTCCCACATTGGCGAGGTGAGAGGCTAGTTGCACATTATTGATAAAGCTGCGACCGGCTTCTAAGCCTCCTTTAATCCCGAAACTCAACACACAACCAAATCCATGATTGAGGTATTTTTTCGCCTGTTTATGATAGGCGTGTTTCGGCAGTCCGGGATAGCTGACCCAATCCACTTTGGGATGTTTTTCCAGCCATTTTGCCAAGGCTAAGGCATTCTCGGTATGGCGATCGACCCGTAACGAAAGGGTTTCTAATCCTTGCAACAACAAGAAAGCGTTAAAGGGACTCAGACAGGGACCCAAATCTCGTAACCCTTCTACGCGGGCCCGGATAATAAAGGCGATATTGCCAAAGGGACCGTCGGGACCAAAGACTTCTTGGAAGTTCAAGCCATGATAGCCTTCAGAGGGTTCGGTGAACATGGGAAATTTGCCGTTCCCCCAGTTGAAGTTCCCCGAGTCGACAATCACGCCACCGATGGAGGTTCCATGGCCGCCAATCCACTTTGTGGCGGATTCCACCACAATATCGGCCCCGTGGTCGATGGGACGACAGAGATACCCGGCGCAACCGAAGGTATTATCGACAATCAGCGGGATGTCATTCTCATGGGCGATCGCCGCCAACGCCTCTAAATCGGGGATGTTAAATTTAGGGTTGCTGAGACTCTCGACGTAGATGGCTTTGGTGTTCTCGTCGATTTGTTCCCCGAAGGCTTTGGGATCATCGCTGTCCACAAATTTGACATTTACGCCAAGACGTGGGAAAGCGACCTTGAATTGATTATAGGTGCCGCCATAGAGGGTGGAGGTGGAGACGATATTGTCCCCTGCCTGACAGATATTATTGATGGCCAGGAACTGGGCCGCCTGGCCGCTGGCGGTGGCCAGGGCCATGACTCCCCCTTCTAGGGCGGCGATGCGTTTTTCAAACACATCCGTGGTGGGGTTCATGATTCGGGTGTAGATATTCCCGAACTTCTTGAGGGCGAACAAATCCGCACCGTCGTCCGCATCCTCAAACACATAGGAGGTGGTTTGATAGATGGGAACCGCCCGGGCGTTGGTTCCGGGGGCGGGGGTTTGTCCGGCGTGGATTTGGAGGGTTTCGTAGCGGTGTTGATTGGCTTCTGACATTAAACCGTTCCTGATTGAAGTGAGTGGTGTTCGGGGTAGTGGGGGAACAGCGTCTCGCTTGGGGCCAATGTATTTTACGGGATTGAGTTCCTCGGAACAATGGAATCTGTCAGGGTTGATACGTTTTGTTGCAATTGTCCCTTAGGAATTGGGGGACACCTGTTTGGGTTGTCCCGTTTCGGGATCGAGCGATCGCAAGGCTTGCGCCCATTTCAGCGCCAGGCTAATTTCAGTAAAGGGAACCTGAATCGGGCCCGCTTCGCCCCGTTGGAAACAAAGGCTAACGGTACGACTGCTTTTAGGAGGATGGGCCTCATTAATGGGATTGCCATTCACCTCCACCTCAATGGCCGTAACCTCCGTCAAGGAGAACTCCTGCATCTCCACCACCCCAGTCCGGCTGGATTTCCCCCACACCAGGCGATCGCCCCGTTGTCCCAAGACGGCTAAGATATCGTATTTAGCGCGATCGAAGCCCTTGGCCCAACGTTGATAGGCTTCCACTTTCCGAAACTCATTCCAGCCCGCCCAAGCCAAACCAAAAAACAACACCAGCAAGGGCAACCAAAGTAAACCGCGTTCCATAACTCTCTTAAAAACTGCTTCCCCCATTGTCCCCCGTTCGGGGCCCACTCGTGATGCGTTATCTTGGGAGAACATTCAGAAGTCTTCATCATCACCTGTCCCGTCTCGGGTGTCGCCGAATCGCACAACCGCACAACCCCGTCGGTTGTACATCCACCAAAACCAGTTTAAGACCATGAAAAATTTTCTACTCACTTGCCTATTTTTCCTAGGCTTGGGGTGGGCCTTAGCGACCTTCTCAGGACTCGCCAATCAAGGAACCTACGAGTCCCTGATTCTCAACTTCCGCGATGACCTCTCCTCAGCCGAGGTCAGCCAGCAGTTAGAGGAGATGTCGCAACAGTTCAACCTCAGCCCCCGTCTCAATAGCGAATTTTCTCAGCGAGATCACATTTATATTGTCGAGGGCGATCGCGAGGTCTTGCGGGAACTGCGTCGCCAATTCCGGCCCTACTTGCAGTTCGCCGAACCCAACTATATTTATGGGGTTCCCGAGAAGCCGATTCAATCCAGCTTTGACGGAACCGCCATTCCGGGACTGTCCAAGTCCTATCCCAACGACCCCCTCTATTCCAAACAATGGAACCTCAAAGCCATTAACGTGGAAGGGGCCTGGGCTGACAGTACCGGCGACGAGGTCATCGTCGCGGTGATTGATACCGGGATTCTCCAAGTGGCCGACTTAGAGGGAACCGAGTTTGTCGAAGGCTACGATTTCGTCAACGATCGCGTCAATGCCGATGATGACAATGGCCACGGAACCCATGTGGCCGGAACCATTGCCCAAACCACCGATAACGAGTTCGGCGTGGCGGGGATTGCCCATCAGGCCAAACTGATGCCCCTGAAAGTTCTCAGTAAACAGGGCGGCGGGACGGTCAGTGATATTGCTGAGGCTATCCGCTTTGCCGCTGACCATGATGCCGATGTCATTAACCTGAGTTTAGGGGGAAGTGGCGAGAGTCATCTGATGCGCGATGCGATCGACTATGCCCATCGTAAAGGAGTGGTGGTCATCGCTGCTGCTGGCAATGCCAATCAAAATAGTGCCGGCTATCCCGCCCGCTATCCCCGCGTCTTAGGGGTGGCTGCCAGTAACGCCGCCGGAGACAAGGCCCCCTACTCCAACTTTGGCGCTGGGGTGGATATTTCTGCCCCCGGCGGTGATACCCGCAATGGGGAAACCGGGGGGATTCTCCAACATACCCTCAATCCTCAAGATGGGTCAGCGGTCTTTGCCGCCTTTCAGGGAACCAGCATGGCCTCCCCTCACGTGGCTGCTGTAGCGGCGTTGGTGAAAGCCACCGGGGTTGAGAGTCCCGATGAGGTGATGCAAATCCTTAAGGAGTCGGCCCGTCCGGTGGAAGAGGATAGTTTTAACCATTTTGGTGCTGGTCATCTCGATGCGGCCTCCGCTGTCCAGTTGGCGGTGAAAGGCCAGTTGAATTTCCGCGACTTTTTCCGTTGGTTACGGGATAACGGCTATCTGAACCCCCGCTT harbors:
- a CDS encoding tocopherol cyclase family protein encodes the protein MVGSGVSSAPTPHSGYHWDGESRKFFEGWYYRVTLPEAGETFAFMYSIEDPLGGESNSGGGAQILGPRDEYLCRTFPDVSKFWAWKKGLGLGHWGQTSLTIPPKLIDRDTFEAEVKQGYQATATWHQGQLYDPGSGHHCTWQYTIEPVYGWGDRQSTAGWLSFLEIFEPGWQILMAHGWATGWIDWNGERYEFNRVPAYGEKNWGRSFPQKWFWFNCNSFDGEPNLALTAGGGRREVLSWMESVAMVGIHHEGQFYEFVPWNGTVTWEIAPWGFWKMQAWSGDLEVTLTGTTEEPGTPLRAPTQEGLVFACRDTMKGQVHLQLKQRRQGRYEMLLEATSSQCGLEVGGGPWNETWIVD
- the metX gene encoding homoserine O-acetyltransferase MetX; protein product: MKYRHLISPQTQTYQLPEPFSLESGEQLMDVEVAYRCWGTLNESGDNAVHICHALTGSADADEWWGPLFGEGRTFDGDRDFIVCSNVLGSCYGTTGPISLNPATGKPYGRAFPAITVRDMVRLQWRLLQGLGVKKLKFVIGGSLGGMQVLEWGKLYPDYVERIVSIAAAGRHSSWCIAISEAQRQAIFADPNWCNGNYEEDAPPTTGLAAARMMAMISYRATASFQERFGREIQEDGEFAIASYLRYQGQKLVQRFDANTYVALTEAMDRHDVSGGEGDYLAALGAIAQPTLVVAIDSDLLYPPRDQQELAQWMPNAQLEWLSSPHGHDAFLINMVALNELVMGFLNP
- a CDS encoding O-acetylhomoserine aminocarboxypropyltransferase/cysteine synthase family protein, translated to MSEANQHRYETLQIHAGQTPAPGTNARAVPIYQTTSYVFEDADDGADLFALKKFGNIYTRIMNPTTDVFEKRIAALEGGVMALATASGQAAQFLAINNICQAGDNIVSTSTLYGGTYNQFKVAFPRLGVNVKFVDSDDPKAFGEQIDENTKAIYVESLSNPKFNIPDLEALAAIAHENDIPLIVDNTFGCAGYLCRPIDHGADIVVESATKWIGGHGTSIGGVIVDSGNFNWGNGKFPMFTEPSEGYHGLNFQEVFGPDGPFGNIAFIIRARVEGLRDLGPCLSPFNAFLLLQGLETLSLRVDRHTENALALAKWLEKHPKVDWVSYPGLPKHAYHKQAKKYLNHGFGCVLSFGIKGGLEAGRSFINNVQLASHLANVGDAKTLVIHPASTTHQQLDETEQAAAGISPAMVRVSVGLEHIEDIKADFDQAFAKAG
- a CDS encoding S8 family peptidase, producing MKNFLLTCLFFLGLGWALATFSGLANQGTYESLILNFRDDLSSAEVSQQLEEMSQQFNLSPRLNSEFSQRDHIYIVEGDREVLRELRRQFRPYLQFAEPNYIYGVPEKPIQSSFDGTAIPGLSKSYPNDPLYSKQWNLKAINVEGAWADSTGDEVIVAVIDTGILQVADLEGTEFVEGYDFVNDRVNADDDNGHGTHVAGTIAQTTDNEFGVAGIAHQAKLMPLKVLSKQGGGTVSDIAEAIRFAADHDADVINLSLGGSGESHLMRDAIDYAHRKGVVVIAAAGNANQNSAGYPARYPRVLGVAASNAAGDKAPYSNFGAGVDISAPGGDTRNGETGGILQHTLNPQDGSAVFAAFQGTSMASPHVAAVAALVKATGVESPDEVMQILKESARPVEEDSFNHFGAGHLDAASAVQLAVKGQLNFRDFFRWLRDNGYLNPRFWIDGGTIALIPKLAMVIGSYLLAWLLRNYFPFRWNWNLSTGLVMGSSGIFILRSFYVFDLPQWPLRLAGSSLPELGTAVQGNPALNPIFASVLIPGVLLVLLLGHAQRKWWAIGATLGVASCLAVSAVVDPELVWLGSGWLARGFLAVNAIACWMLARLAAKPGGITA